One genomic segment of Polyangiaceae bacterium includes these proteins:
- a CDS encoding tetratricopeptide repeat protein, whose translation MQPRHVLLTGAGLAFAVAFLAYAARSSGPYHFDDWVTPVADPASQSLSAFVSNMTRTLRPVSKLSFALESSLGLGALPWARRMVSAAMHGASAALLFMVAARLRAGLVAAASVSCLFAVHPIHAEMVWALAGRGALMAVGLSLAALLAQLRGRFWGAGALLALACLCRETAAAFALPLFALELARRREGARELFRRLEPALCVVFLAVAFVLQNARYRELIDYSAHGRPYVQSVAAQLEAVGIGLSLYVRPGALTLDHGEALTQRLSSLQALFGVAVLVGMGGALVLAVRARAALAAVGWAWVLASLLPTQTLIPKLDPLTERPFAAAFVGVALLLVALVRRVRRTAFERRSIQRAAIAASVLACGWLALATWQRGALYASDVELWRDAASKSVTNPRPHYNLSVALLGAGRVSEARQALKRARQIDPFDSEMRGLAARIDPAVASELP comes from the coding sequence GTGCAGCCACGGCACGTGCTCTTGACTGGCGCGGGACTCGCGTTTGCCGTGGCCTTCCTCGCGTACGCGGCGCGCAGCAGCGGGCCCTACCACTTCGACGACTGGGTCACTCCCGTCGCAGATCCCGCGAGCCAATCCCTGTCGGCGTTCGTCTCGAACATGACTCGAACTCTGCGGCCAGTGTCGAAGCTGAGCTTTGCGCTCGAGAGTTCGCTGGGGCTGGGTGCTCTGCCCTGGGCGCGACGCATGGTGTCTGCGGCGATGCACGGCGCCTCCGCGGCGCTCTTGTTCATGGTCGCCGCTCGGCTGCGTGCCGGCCTCGTGGCCGCCGCCAGCGTGTCGTGTCTGTTCGCGGTGCATCCCATTCACGCCGAGATGGTGTGGGCTCTCGCGGGGCGCGGTGCACTGATGGCCGTCGGCCTTTCGCTGGCAGCGCTGCTCGCCCAACTTCGTGGACGCTTCTGGGGTGCAGGCGCGCTGTTGGCTCTGGCGTGCTTGTGTCGGGAGACCGCGGCAGCGTTCGCGCTGCCGCTGTTCGCGCTGGAACTGGCGCGACGGCGAGAGGGGGCAAGGGAGCTGTTTCGCCGTCTCGAACCCGCCTTGTGCGTGGTGTTTTTGGCGGTTGCCTTCGTGCTGCAGAATGCCCGCTACCGCGAGCTGATCGACTACTCGGCGCACGGGCGTCCCTACGTGCAAAGCGTCGCTGCACAGCTCGAAGCGGTTGGCATCGGGCTGTCCCTCTACGTGCGGCCCGGCGCGCTCACCCTGGACCACGGTGAGGCCCTGACGCAGCGGCTGTCGTCCCTACAAGCCCTGTTTGGGGTTGCCGTGCTGGTGGGCATGGGGGGCGCACTCGTGCTCGCCGTGCGCGCGCGAGCAGCACTTGCTGCGGTGGGATGGGCGTGGGTGCTCGCGTCGCTGTTGCCCACGCAAACGCTGATCCCAAAGTTGGATCCGCTGACGGAACGACCCTTTGCTGCCGCCTTCGTCGGCGTCGCACTGCTCTTGGTCGCTCTGGTTCGCCGGGTGCGCAGGACGGCTTTCGAGCGCCGCTCCATCCAGCGCGCGGCGATCGCTGCGAGCGTGCTGGCCTGCGGCTGGCTGGCCCTCGCGACCTGGCAGCGCGGCGCGCTCTACGCTTCGGATGTCGAGCTGTGGCGTGACGCGGCGAGCAAGTCCGTGACGAACCCCCGGCCACACTACAACCTCAGCGTGGCGCTCTTGGGCGCGGGCCGAGTGTCGGAAGCGCGCCAGGCGTTGAAGCGAGCACGCCAGATCGACCCCTTCGACTCGGAGATGCGCGGGCTTGCCGCGCGTATCGATCCCGCCGTAGCCTCGGAGCTGCCATGA
- a CDS encoding acyl-CoA dehydrogenase family protein, which produces MSSEQSFMKAAFFGVVAEEMVFPYPTMAEDEANRVRKLCASLGRTLDGFDAAQIDRERQIPPSLLDAFRAAGVFGLYLPKSVGGAGLSEFGATRVMQAIAEHNPAVALTLLTHGAMGARAVLAFGTDEQKARLLPELASGRSVAAFALTERSSGTDAATVRTQAMWQGDRNAFILDGEKPWVTNADIASLITVFARTNRADEGHKPALTALLVSPGEGVTVGQRHRTLGVRGLGVAPVRFDSVAVGKDAVLGEVGKGYRVAMEVLNDARVALGAVSFGQARALLTRMVQHVGHRRSFGRAIADFPIIKDKIAKMMADCYAVESMLYLTAGLSDRHVEDHSLESAICRVAAVESLWRVVNEALQVVAGRGYVEGGGFARALRDARVGFVLDGTNETLRCFIALSGLRGPGERLEMDGALLEPLKGLGLLRRFAPRKVREALRRERVSRAHPLLSRESVIFEETVTDFHQVAVRALREHGREIAEMQYTQKRLANVAIDLYALTACLSRTTLAIESRGESGARREIDLTTMFASAAQSRMRAHLRRCDHNDDELRKAIAARAYTDGGYPFDVI; this is translated from the coding sequence TTGAGCTCGGAGCAGAGCTTCATGAAAGCTGCCTTCTTCGGTGTGGTGGCCGAGGAAATGGTGTTTCCCTACCCCACCATGGCCGAAGACGAGGCCAATCGGGTGCGCAAGCTGTGTGCGAGCTTGGGGCGTACCCTGGACGGCTTCGACGCCGCCCAGATCGACCGTGAGCGGCAAATCCCACCCAGTTTGCTCGACGCGTTCCGTGCCGCCGGGGTGTTCGGGCTCTATCTGCCCAAGAGCGTCGGTGGCGCCGGGCTCAGCGAATTCGGTGCCACGCGCGTGATGCAGGCGATTGCCGAGCACAACCCAGCCGTTGCGTTGACGCTGCTGACCCACGGCGCCATGGGCGCGCGCGCGGTCTTGGCGTTCGGCACTGACGAACAGAAGGCACGCCTGCTGCCAGAGTTGGCGAGCGGGCGGTCCGTGGCGGCTTTTGCCCTCACTGAGCGTTCGTCGGGGACGGACGCCGCCACGGTTCGCACCCAGGCCATGTGGCAGGGTGATCGTAACGCGTTCATCCTCGATGGCGAGAAACCCTGGGTGACCAACGCGGACATCGCGTCGCTGATCACGGTGTTCGCGCGGACCAACCGCGCGGATGAAGGACACAAACCCGCGTTGACTGCGCTGCTGGTCTCACCCGGAGAAGGCGTCACGGTGGGCCAGCGCCATCGAACCCTCGGCGTGCGAGGGCTGGGGGTTGCGCCCGTGCGCTTCGACTCGGTTGCGGTCGGCAAGGACGCTGTGCTCGGCGAAGTGGGCAAGGGCTATCGCGTGGCGATGGAGGTGCTCAACGACGCGCGCGTAGCCTTGGGGGCCGTGAGCTTCGGCCAAGCCCGCGCGCTACTCACCCGCATGGTCCAACATGTGGGGCACCGGCGCAGTTTCGGCCGCGCCATCGCCGATTTTCCCATCATCAAGGACAAGATCGCCAAGATGATGGCGGACTGCTACGCGGTCGAGTCCATGCTCTACCTCACCGCGGGGCTATCAGACCGCCACGTGGAGGACCATTCGCTGGAGAGCGCCATCTGTCGCGTGGCAGCCGTGGAGAGCCTGTGGCGGGTGGTAAATGAGGCGCTTCAGGTCGTCGCCGGGCGGGGCTACGTGGAGGGTGGCGGCTTTGCCCGGGCGCTGCGGGATGCTCGCGTCGGGTTCGTGCTCGATGGCACGAACGAGACGTTGCGCTGTTTCATCGCCCTCTCGGGTCTGCGGGGGCCGGGGGAGCGCCTCGAAATGGACGGCGCGCTGCTGGAGCCGCTGAAGGGGCTCGGCTTGTTGCGGCGCTTCGCACCGCGCAAGGTGAGAGAGGCCCTCCGTCGCGAGCGCGTGTCGCGCGCGCACCCGCTCCTCAGCCGCGAATCCGTGATCTTCGAGGAGACGGTGACGGATTTTCATCAAGTTGCGGTCCGCGCGCTGCGCGAGCACGGACGCGAGATCGCAGAGATGCAGTACACCCAAAAGCGCTTGGCCAACGTCGCGATCGATCTCTACGCTTTGACTGCTTGTCTGTCGCGCACCACCCTTGCCATCGAAAGCCGCGGTGAGAGCGGTGCACGTCGCGAAATCGACCTCACCACCATGTTCGCCTCCGCCGCACAGTCGCGCATGCGTGCGCACCTGCGCCGCTGCGATCACAACGATGACGAGCTACGCAAGGCAATTGCAGCCCGCGCCTATACCGACGGCGGCTACCCCTTCGACGTGATCTGA
- a CDS encoding HDIG domain-containing protein has product MLRTRVKAGPVPGLVMSLLFAAVLTALQIGEHYVSMWAPAMGAPAPITLRVPFAPRLTQDSLTGRADLRHGHGRSVVPRGTVLRGESSVHWTAYLYEVARRPPKLARLAGVFAIFFTLAMALTAYLRNFGQSRLRLLRTQVGLLAMMGVIAVVAKAMLLFTALPEFWIPVATVPLWIASIYDRRTAFLVVMVMAFIVALLLDLDLVFLCVMLARGMATTLLHFDRKRARSMVLSGLLGGIAAALLYVAIIVTFEGRYDLIADLLRVTESPIVACLGGGLLGGGLAALGRHNAARLLGDVPRDRLVDLSDLEQPLLMTLSREAPGTYEHSRAMANLAEQAASAIGVNALLTRVGAYYHDLGKTAQAKYFVENLGPDERSPHDDLDPETSADAIMAHVVLGTKILRDGNVPEPVVEFAYTHHGTQLVEYFWNKCLQAGNPKELTEDAFRYPGMKPQTKETAIVMLVDSIEAASRTIDPPERSSFENMVQRVVFTKLATGQLDDCGLDMADLRVIVNRMVDALVNMHHHRIKYQWQAKRAEEFGVPATAVGSLHDSVPEIEIHRGNTDHPALESAAAPPAESLRAQPLPEVATAPPPGAAKEESR; this is encoded by the coding sequence ATGCTGCGAACGCGCGTGAAAGCTGGCCCGGTCCCGGGCCTCGTCATGAGCCTGCTTTTTGCGGCAGTGCTCACAGCCTTGCAGATCGGCGAGCACTACGTGTCGATGTGGGCACCGGCAATGGGTGCCCCGGCCCCCATCACCCTTCGCGTCCCCTTCGCCCCGCGCCTGACGCAAGATTCCTTGACCGGTCGCGCGGACCTGCGGCACGGGCACGGACGCAGCGTCGTACCCCGCGGCACGGTGCTCCGCGGCGAATCCTCGGTCCACTGGACCGCCTACCTCTACGAAGTTGCGCGCCGCCCACCCAAGTTGGCGCGCTTGGCCGGCGTATTCGCCATCTTCTTTACCTTGGCGATGGCCCTGACGGCCTATCTGCGCAATTTTGGCCAAAGCCGGCTGCGGCTGCTGCGTACCCAGGTGGGCCTTCTCGCCATGATGGGGGTGATCGCAGTGGTGGCCAAGGCCATGCTGCTGTTCACGGCTCTGCCCGAGTTCTGGATCCCCGTGGCCACGGTGCCGCTGTGGATCGCATCGATCTACGACCGACGCACGGCGTTCCTGGTCGTGATGGTCATGGCTTTCATCGTCGCGCTGCTGCTCGACCTGGATCTGGTGTTCTTGTGCGTGATGCTCGCGCGGGGAATGGCCACGACGCTGCTGCACTTCGACCGCAAGCGGGCGCGCTCCATGGTGCTGTCGGGGCTGCTGGGGGGCATTGCCGCTGCACTGCTCTACGTTGCGATCATCGTGACTTTCGAGGGACGCTACGATCTGATCGCAGATCTGCTCAGAGTCACCGAATCACCCATCGTCGCCTGTCTTGGCGGCGGGCTACTCGGGGGTGGCCTGGCAGCCTTGGGGCGCCACAACGCGGCGCGCTTGTTGGGGGACGTGCCCAGGGACCGCCTGGTCGATCTCTCCGACCTGGAGCAACCGCTGCTGATGACGTTGAGTCGTGAGGCTCCCGGCACCTACGAGCACTCCCGAGCCATGGCCAACCTCGCGGAGCAGGCCGCCAGCGCCATTGGAGTGAACGCTCTACTGACCCGCGTCGGCGCCTACTATCACGACCTGGGCAAGACGGCGCAGGCCAAGTACTTCGTGGAGAACTTGGGCCCGGACGAACGTTCGCCCCACGACGACCTCGACCCGGAAACGAGCGCGGACGCGATCATGGCCCACGTGGTGTTGGGCACCAAGATCTTGCGCGACGGAAACGTCCCGGAACCAGTGGTCGAGTTTGCCTACACTCATCACGGCACGCAGTTGGTGGAGTACTTCTGGAACAAGTGCTTGCAGGCGGGCAACCCGAAGGAACTCACCGAAGACGCCTTCCGCTATCCCGGCATGAAGCCCCAGACCAAGGAAACGGCCATTGTGATGCTGGTTGATTCCATCGAGGCGGCGTCACGCACCATCGATCCGCCGGAACGTTCGTCCTTCGAGAACATGGTGCAGCGGGTGGTGTTCACCAAGCTCGCCACCGGCCAGCTCGACGACTGTGGTTTGGACATGGCGGACCTGCGAGTGATCGTCAATCGCATGGTCGATGCGCTGGTGAACATGCATCACCACCGCATCAAGTATCAGTGGCAAGCCAAGCGGGCCGAGGAGTTCGGTGTTCCCGCTACGGCCGTAGGATCCCTGCACGACTCGGTGCCTGAAATCGAGATTCACCGCGGCAATACGGATCACCCAGCGCTGGAAAGTGCGGCCGCGCCGCCGGCGGAGTCCCTGCGCGCACAGCCCCTACCCGAGGTCGCCACGGCACCACCGCCGGGTGCAGCCAAGGAGGAGAGTCGTTGA
- the folP gene encoding dihydropteroate synthase, whose amino-acid sequence MGTVDTLLVKRQREGRALVMGVLNTTPDSFSDGGEYLQPSAATRRVDELIAQGADIIDIGGESSRPGAPTIAAGEQIRRIEAALKHAVGLGSVVSIDTTSADVARFALEHGAQLVNDVSCLAEPALARVTAARGAKLILMHSRGPMSQMPGFSQYPRDGYDDVVREVAAEWRVARERAEAEGLQAQDCWFDPGLGFAKNAEHCIQLLARLDELASLSPVLVLGPSRKSFIGALDGAGPSERLGGTVAACLAGVDKGARVLRVHDVHAVRQALSVRRAIDRGTMEEPLRA is encoded by the coding sequence GTGGGGACCGTCGATACACTCCTGGTGAAGCGCCAGCGCGAAGGCCGAGCCCTGGTGATGGGAGTACTGAACACCACCCCAGACTCCTTCTCGGACGGTGGGGAATACCTGCAGCCCTCCGCGGCGACCCGGCGTGTGGACGAACTGATCGCCCAGGGCGCCGACATCATCGATATCGGCGGCGAATCCTCGCGCCCCGGAGCTCCCACAATTGCCGCTGGCGAGCAGATTCGTCGAATCGAGGCGGCCTTGAAGCATGCCGTAGGCCTGGGCAGCGTGGTCAGCATCGACACTACCTCTGCTGACGTCGCCCGCTTTGCTCTCGAGCACGGTGCGCAGCTGGTCAACGACGTGTCCTGCCTGGCGGAGCCCGCGCTCGCACGGGTCACCGCCGCCCGAGGCGCGAAGCTGATATTGATGCATAGCCGGGGTCCAATGAGCCAGATGCCGGGGTTTTCGCAGTATCCGCGGGATGGCTACGACGACGTCGTCCGCGAGGTTGCTGCAGAATGGCGCGTTGCGCGCGAGCGGGCCGAGGCCGAAGGTCTGCAGGCCCAGGACTGCTGGTTCGATCCGGGCCTTGGTTTCGCCAAAAACGCCGAGCACTGCATACAGCTGTTGGCGCGACTCGACGAACTGGCGTCCCTGAGCCCCGTCTTGGTGCTCGGGCCGAGTCGAAAATCGTTCATTGGGGCATTGGATGGCGCGGGGCCCAGCGAGCGACTGGGCGGCACCGTGGCCGCGTGCCTGGCGGGAGTCGACAAGGGCGCACGCGTGCTCCGCGTGCATGACGTGCACGCGGTTAGACAGGCACTTTCCGTGCGACGCGCCATCGACCGGGGTACGATGGAGGAGCCCCTCCGTGCTTGA
- the cdaA gene encoding diadenylate cyclase CdaA: MLERLLQYLAERSPGQLARDAVDVLLVYYLLYRALLVLRGTRAMQVGVGLVTVFVFYLVAQWLQLVTVVSILSSLISSILLVIVVVFQNDIRRGLMRVGSRAWLAGLSKARESKVIDEVVEAATDLARHRIGAIITFEQEANLDEFVGTHKGHNIDAVVTSELLVSLFIPEGMNKLHDGAVIIRNLRVAKAGVFFPMPEGKVMDASFGSRHRAAIGITEETDAVVVVVSEERGTISFVFNGNIASNLDGPKLRAMLEAIFSPKFRNKKKRKSSERRSTLPSVISEAAAGPVSVKEATPEPPSVDEPEPESEPEPAESQPAPVPLRQRTLPEETPPPSKAAPLRTPVSEGESGESQPPPAPLRQITVREDTPPPSRAAALRTPVSMRPVELMQPSPELSSVSADDDDVNSEPNPSRGSNA, translated from the coding sequence GTGCTTGAACGCCTCCTACAATATCTGGCCGAACGTAGCCCGGGCCAGCTAGCGCGCGACGCCGTCGACGTGCTGCTCGTGTACTACTTGCTCTATCGCGCCTTGCTGGTGCTGCGTGGCACTCGTGCGATGCAGGTGGGGGTCGGGCTCGTCACCGTGTTCGTCTTCTACCTGGTGGCGCAATGGCTGCAGCTGGTCACCGTGGTCAGCATCCTCAGCTCGTTGATCTCCAGCATTCTGCTGGTGATCGTGGTCGTGTTCCAGAACGACATTCGGCGCGGACTGATGCGTGTGGGCAGTCGCGCTTGGCTCGCTGGGCTGAGCAAGGCCCGGGAGTCGAAGGTCATCGACGAGGTGGTGGAAGCCGCAACGGATCTCGCGCGCCACCGTATCGGGGCCATCATCACCTTCGAGCAAGAAGCGAACCTCGACGAGTTCGTCGGCACGCACAAGGGCCACAACATCGACGCGGTGGTGACCAGCGAACTCTTGGTCAGCCTGTTCATTCCCGAGGGCATGAACAAACTGCACGACGGCGCCGTGATCATCCGCAATCTGCGCGTCGCCAAGGCGGGCGTGTTCTTTCCCATGCCCGAAGGCAAGGTGATGGACGCCAGCTTCGGCTCGCGTCACCGAGCCGCCATCGGCATCACCGAAGAGACCGATGCAGTGGTGGTGGTCGTCAGCGAGGAGCGAGGCACCATCAGCTTCGTCTTCAACGGCAACATCGCCAGCAATCTGGACGGCCCGAAGCTGCGCGCGATGCTGGAGGCGATCTTCAGCCCGAAGTTCCGCAACAAGAAGAAGCGCAAGTCGTCCGAGCGTCGCTCCACGCTACCGAGCGTGATCAGCGAGGCGGCAGCCGGCCCGGTCTCCGTCAAGGAAGCGACCCCCGAACCGCCATCGGTGGACGAGCCCGAACCCGAGAGCGAGCCCGAACCCGCGGAAAGTCAGCCGGCGCCGGTGCCGCTACGCCAGCGGACGCTGCCGGAAGAGACGCCACCACCCTCCAAGGCCGCACCACTGCGCACGCCCGTCAGCGAGGGGGAGTCCGGCGAATCCCAGCCGCCGCCGGCGCCATTGCGTCAGATCACGGTGCGCGAGGACACTCCGCCGCCTTCGCGCGCGGCGGCGCTGCGCACGCCCGTCAGCATGCGCCCTGTCGAGCTCATGCAACCGTCACCTGAGCTCTCCAGCGTCAGCGCCGACGACGATGACGTGAACAGCGAGCCCAATCCCTCTCGGGGCAGCAACGCATGA
- a CDS encoding CdaR family protein, which translates to MKAAEVMAWLVAWLRDAFTSNFGLKALAFSFALGLFAYQKGQEDQQQRTIPVGVVMRLPLDSQKRELMTPIPASIHVTLRGSTRAIDRLIQAGVAPVEVDLRDGLKDSVVFEPSMFSLPPEVELTIVDPPNIELEWQDIVTRLIPVQASITGKPAEGYVVKGEPEVEPKEMTVRGPQSSVETMQFVRLAAFDVSGLTEGVYRRPIAIDAPPNRISYIGPKTATVSVIIARRVSEARFPKRPVEVLGVTNGIVSPRTVDVTVIGPPEVVRALRADQIVPRVDLSKLQGLDLEKLKHGSTTAKVIVELAEADAEIQPPTVNVKW; encoded by the coding sequence ATGAAAGCGGCGGAAGTGATGGCCTGGCTCGTGGCTTGGCTGCGCGACGCCTTCACTTCCAACTTCGGGCTGAAAGCCCTCGCCTTTTCCTTCGCCCTGGGGCTGTTCGCCTATCAGAAGGGACAAGAGGACCAGCAGCAGCGCACCATTCCGGTCGGGGTCGTGATGCGCCTGCCCTTGGACTCGCAGAAACGCGAACTGATGACGCCGATCCCCGCCAGCATCCACGTGACCCTGCGGGGTTCCACGCGCGCCATCGATCGTCTGATCCAGGCTGGTGTGGCGCCCGTGGAGGTGGATCTGCGCGACGGCCTGAAGGACAGCGTCGTCTTCGAACCCAGCATGTTCTCACTGCCCCCAGAGGTGGAGCTGACCATCGTCGACCCGCCGAACATCGAACTCGAGTGGCAGGACATCGTGACTCGCCTCATTCCCGTGCAGGCGTCGATCACCGGCAAACCCGCCGAGGGCTACGTGGTGAAGGGCGAGCCCGAGGTAGAGCCCAAGGAAATGACTGTCCGCGGGCCCCAGAGCTCCGTGGAGACGATGCAGTTCGTGCGACTGGCCGCCTTCGACGTGTCGGGGCTGACCGAGGGCGTCTATCGACGCCCAATCGCCATCGACGCGCCGCCCAATCGCATCAGCTACATTGGCCCAAAGACCGCCACGGTCAGCGTGATCATCGCGCGTCGGGTGAGTGAAGCGCGCTTCCCGAAGCGTCCGGTGGAGGTTCTGGGGGTGACCAACGGAATCGTGTCTCCCCGCACCGTGGACGTGACCGTGATTGGTCCCCCCGAGGTCGTGCGGGCGCTGCGTGCCGACCAAATTGTACCGCGCGTGGACTTGAGCAAGCTGCAGGGGCTGGACCTCGAGAAACTCAAGCACGGCTCCACCACGGCGAAGGTCATCGTGGAGTTGGCCGAGGCGGACGCGGAAATCCAGCCGCCGACCGTGAACGTCAAGTGGTGA
- a CDS encoding methyltransferase domain-containing protein: protein MTETWWQLLYDDVLADVLLERSAEETRQTVNFLLRALELRPGQSVFDQCAGIGSLSRPLAQAGLSVVSVEQAANYVERARSAASSEGIELQAHVGDAFEFVAPQKCDGAFNWWTGFGYAESDAANGRMLSRAFESLAPGACYLLDWLNLSGVLRRFAPEVVVERETPAGPVRLVRRSRIDLGAGSMIKQWIFERADGTRVERESRVRLYLPHQLADLMRAAGFVDLQLWGDEQFGELKLDSPRTILRGRRP, encoded by the coding sequence ATGACGGAGACTTGGTGGCAGTTGCTCTACGATGACGTTCTGGCGGATGTGCTGCTCGAACGCTCGGCTGAAGAGACGCGGCAAACCGTGAACTTCCTGCTGCGTGCCCTCGAACTTAGGCCGGGCCAGAGCGTATTCGACCAGTGTGCGGGCATCGGCAGCTTGTCGCGGCCTCTCGCCCAGGCGGGGCTGAGCGTGGTGTCCGTGGAGCAGGCGGCGAACTACGTGGAGCGCGCGCGTTCCGCCGCGAGTAGTGAAGGCATCGAACTCCAAGCGCACGTTGGCGACGCGTTCGAGTTCGTCGCGCCGCAGAAGTGCGACGGCGCCTTCAACTGGTGGACGGGCTTCGGCTACGCCGAGTCCGACGCGGCCAACGGCCGGATGCTCTCCCGGGCCTTCGAGTCCCTGGCGCCGGGCGCGTGCTACCTGCTCGATTGGCTGAATTTGTCCGGTGTGCTGCGCCGGTTCGCACCCGAGGTGGTGGTCGAGCGTGAGACGCCCGCGGGTCCCGTGCGTCTGGTGCGGCGGAGCCGGATCGACCTGGGGGCTGGCTCGATGATCAAACAGTGGATCTTCGAGCGCGCCGACGGCACGCGCGTGGAGCGCGAAAGCCGAGTGAGGCTCTACTTGCCCCATCAACTCGCAGATCTGATGCGTGCCGCTGGCTTCGTCGACCTTCAGCTCTGGGGCGACGAGCAGTTCGGGGAGTTGAAGCTCGACAGTCCCCGCACCATCCTGCGCGGGAGGCGGCCATGA
- a CDS encoding AAA family ATPase — protein sequence MTRGLVLGKFLPPHAGHLFLVEFAQRMCTELTVVVGTLRREPIAGELRHRWMCELCPGARVLHLTDENPQHPEEHPDFWNIWRRSLLGLLEAPPDVVFASEAYGARLAQELGARFVMVDAGRVAVDVSGTRVREAPFAHWELLPPCVRAHYALRVSVFGPESTGKTTLARRLADHYRTRWVPEFARTHLLQRDGALRAEDLPHIARGQRASEDALARAARQLLFCDTDPLATEIWSDVMFQAVDPEVTRLAQSSHYDLTLLLDADVPWVADPVRYLPHQGREFFERCRHALEGAGRRTTLVHGDFEARFEAACRAVDELIEERGVVQ from the coding sequence ATGACGCGCGGTTTGGTCCTCGGCAAGTTCCTCCCGCCCCACGCAGGGCACCTGTTCCTGGTGGAGTTTGCCCAGCGCATGTGCACGGAGCTGACCGTGGTGGTTGGCACTTTGAGGCGCGAGCCAATCGCCGGGGAGTTGCGCCATCGCTGGATGTGCGAGCTGTGTCCGGGCGCACGCGTACTGCACTTGACCGATGAAAATCCGCAGCACCCGGAGGAGCATCCCGACTTCTGGAACATCTGGCGTCGCAGCTTGCTCGGGCTCTTGGAGGCCCCTCCCGACGTGGTGTTCGCCTCCGAAGCCTACGGCGCGCGCTTGGCGCAGGAGCTGGGAGCGCGCTTCGTCATGGTCGACGCGGGGCGTGTGGCCGTCGATGTCAGTGGGACGCGGGTGCGCGAGGCTCCCTTTGCTCACTGGGAGCTGTTGCCGCCCTGCGTTCGCGCGCACTACGCCCTGCGCGTCAGCGTGTTCGGCCCGGAGTCCACGGGAAAGACCACTTTGGCGCGGCGCCTTGCGGATCACTATCGCACGCGCTGGGTGCCCGAGTTCGCGCGAACGCACCTGCTACAGCGTGACGGCGCGCTGCGAGCCGAAGATCTGCCGCACATCGCGCGGGGGCAGCGTGCTTCCGAGGACGCACTGGCGCGCGCGGCGCGACAGTTGCTTTTCTGCGATACGGATCCCTTGGCCACGGAGATCTGGAGTGACGTCATGTTCCAGGCCGTCGACCCGGAGGTCACGCGCCTCGCGCAGAGCAGCCACTACGACCTGACGCTGTTGCTCGATGCCGACGTTCCCTGGGTGGCCGACCCCGTGCGCTACCTTCCGCATCAGGGTCGGGAGTTCTTCGAGCGCTGTCGGCATGCGCTCGAGGGCGCGGGCCGACGAACGACGCTGGTGCACGGCGACTTTGAAGCTCGCTTCGAGGCGGCGTGTCGTGCCGTGGATGAACTCATCGAGGAGCGAGGAGTGGTGCAATGA